The proteins below are encoded in one region of Blastocatellia bacterium:
- a CDS encoding AAA family ATPase has translation MYTEHFGFREDPFGVSPDPRFLYLGPGHQEAFAALMYGVKMRRGFICLTGEPGTGKTTLLYALLEQLENSVRTVFLPGTDLTFKQRLQFILESLGSKPQGGTVLSLTRQLQDLLADQWRSGNNVVLIFDEAQNLSIREMEDIRLLTNFEVPQAKLLQVMLVGQPQLKSKLGLSELAQLKQRITVNVNLRPLTMSETSEYIEHRLRCTEWNKPLHSLMSRPVLAAIYEASHGIPRLINAVCHNALLVAYAENKYRIELPMVKEAAQELDLFESVPLIDPVAASKATDPEMQQWLVAMSAEADDQMSSEADAQTVAAQVTRQQAELVSEAAHSGAASAQSSPMIAPPPVVTPSVAPSVALADVSHESWSQPTQPEPADGVAPLATVPAQAATLTPEVAVETAPVSTQAAVVSLSDSTASAPVVSVEPDQTSELRKDFASEAAPAVTGSDGKTSDESDNQAPSAATAPASKVGDVAESSESGSNVTPFKPKAAGRFRPAYGRVPGVPAPLVGAEAERRPAFVGLSAPARAVEPALDMPPAPAPDTVPAVTHDKTNSSPVERPLNVRLANEYPSSLSRPRWQQSQPVGLSMDQLLDELETFIQARAGRPTTAHQDEQLLAGVRSAALGKLMDESDAMRSFWSEPTEAEFDRNVQPSTDSEPIPRVKHDFAIGATPQTWDHSWTRPEPVRVPLSRIEVPQHWSRPQLFAAALFLALFALCVGLVGGFVITKFYGGQITAWMTHGVSRWPVKMTAGQLATMPGKTEISTSPLMIPTGPLAPASVSSALPGGEANPAEATPHMVIVGPGETLLSIMRREYGAVTPRLVNRVRAANPHVYNWDELPSGTALLLPPLPEADDVEHRSSQ, from the coding sequence ATGTACACTGAGCATTTTGGATTCCGTGAAGACCCGTTTGGCGTAAGCCCCGACCCGCGATTTCTGTATTTGGGCCCCGGCCATCAAGAAGCGTTTGCCGCATTGATGTACGGCGTGAAAATGCGTCGAGGCTTTATCTGTCTGACCGGCGAACCTGGCACGGGCAAGACGACGTTGCTCTATGCGTTGTTGGAGCAATTAGAAAATTCTGTCCGAACCGTCTTCCTGCCCGGCACAGACCTGACGTTCAAGCAACGATTGCAATTCATTCTTGAATCGTTGGGCAGCAAACCGCAGGGCGGCACTGTGTTGAGCTTGACCCGACAGCTTCAGGATCTACTGGCTGATCAGTGGCGCTCCGGTAACAATGTTGTGCTGATTTTCGACGAAGCGCAGAATCTTTCCATCCGCGAGATGGAAGATATTCGCCTGTTGACCAATTTTGAGGTTCCGCAGGCGAAGCTGCTGCAAGTGATGTTGGTTGGTCAACCGCAGTTGAAATCCAAGCTGGGATTGTCAGAACTGGCTCAGTTGAAACAACGCATCACCGTCAATGTCAATTTGCGGCCACTGACCATGTCTGAGACAAGCGAGTACATCGAGCATCGGTTGCGGTGCACTGAATGGAATAAGCCGTTGCACTCGCTCATGAGCCGGCCTGTGCTGGCCGCTATTTACGAAGCCTCGCACGGGATTCCTCGATTGATTAACGCTGTCTGTCATAATGCGCTGCTGGTGGCGTATGCGGAGAATAAGTACCGCATCGAGCTGCCGATGGTCAAAGAAGCTGCTCAGGAGTTAGACCTGTTTGAATCAGTGCCGCTGATTGATCCTGTTGCTGCCTCGAAGGCGACTGACCCGGAAATGCAGCAATGGTTGGTGGCCATGTCTGCCGAAGCTGACGATCAGATGTCGTCCGAAGCCGACGCGCAGACAGTGGCTGCGCAGGTGACAAGGCAGCAGGCGGAACTGGTATCAGAAGCCGCACATTCGGGCGCCGCCTCAGCTCAGTCATCACCAATGATTGCGCCGCCCCCGGTGGTAACGCCGAGCGTCGCGCCGTCGGTCGCGTTGGCTGACGTCAGTCACGAATCGTGGTCGCAGCCGACACAACCTGAACCGGCAGATGGCGTCGCTCCACTGGCAACGGTTCCAGCTCAGGCCGCCACGCTCACCCCTGAAGTTGCAGTTGAAACGGCGCCGGTTTCTACACAGGCAGCAGTCGTTAGTTTGAGTGATTCAACAGCGTCGGCGCCGGTCGTATCGGTTGAGCCGGATCAGACATCAGAGCTTAGAAAGGATTTTGCTTCAGAGGCAGCGCCAGCGGTGACCGGGTCTGATGGGAAAACTTCCGATGAGTCCGACAACCAAGCGCCTTCAGCGGCTACCGCGCCGGCAAGCAAGGTTGGTGATGTAGCAGAATCATCCGAGAGCGGCTCCAATGTAACGCCGTTCAAACCAAAAGCCGCTGGCCGATTTCGTCCCGCCTATGGTCGTGTGCCTGGCGTGCCTGCGCCGTTGGTGGGCGCAGAGGCAGAGCGTCGCCCAGCGTTCGTTGGGTTGTCTGCTCCGGCGCGAGCGGTAGAGCCTGCGCTGGATATGCCGCCGGCGCCCGCGCCTGATACCGTGCCGGCTGTCACTCATGATAAGACCAACTCGTCCCCGGTTGAGCGTCCGTTGAACGTTCGGCTGGCGAACGAATATCCAAGCTCGCTGTCACGGCCACGATGGCAGCAAAGTCAACCGGTCGGGCTTTCGATGGATCAATTGTTGGATGAATTGGAAACATTCATTCAGGCGCGGGCAGGACGACCAACCACGGCGCATCAGGATGAACAACTATTGGCAGGCGTGCGCAGCGCGGCATTAGGAAAACTCATGGATGAGTCTGACGCGATGAGATCATTCTGGTCTGAGCCTACAGAAGCAGAGTTTGACAGGAACGTCCAGCCGTCTACTGACTCAGAACCGATTCCGCGTGTCAAACATGACTTTGCCATAGGAGCGACGCCTCAGACGTGGGATCACTCCTGGACGCGACCTGAACCGGTCCGTGTGCCGCTGTCGCGGATCGAAGTGCCGCAACATTGGTCTCGGCCACAATTGTTCGCTGCTGCGTTGTTTTTAGCCTTGTTTGCTCTGTGCGTAGGTTTGGTGGGCGGGTTTGTGATCACCAAATTCTATGGTGGTCAGATCACGGCATGGATGACTCATGGAGTCAGCCGCTGGCCGGTAAAGATGACAGCGGGGCAATTGGCCACGATGCCCGGCAAAACGGAAATCTCCACCTCGCCGCTGATGATCCCCACTGGGCCGCTGGCGCCGGCATCGGTCTCATCCGCACTGCCCGGCGGCGAGGCCAACCCGGCTGAAGCAACGCCTCACATGGTCATTGTCGGTCCAGGCGAGACATTACTGAGCATTATGCGCCGCGAGTATGGCGCTGTCACGCCGCGATTGGTCAACCGCGTGCGCGCCGCAAATCCTCACGTCTACAATTGGGACGAGCTGCCAAGCGGAACAGCGTTACTCTTGCCACCGCTGCCGGAAGCCGATGATGTTGAGCATCGCTCAAGCCAGTAG
- a CDS encoding GumC family protein, translating into MQREPLSLRYILTVLFARRKVILLITLLVLVISVVGSLFIPPTYESTSKILLRRGRSEPVVSSEVETTREYVSAEVGEVEMNSEIELLTSRPILAKVVEQTGLAKQSNSGGGLLSRWFDSSYRKIHDQPDKAAVDRAILNLKKNLQVIPIKKSNVVQVSYRARDPELAANVLNTLSQAYIDRHLQLRQVSNATAFYEEQTEALRKKLQEIEDQLKRFESGHGLATAETQEHLALQKQAEFQAQLNEAKVGLKAAEEQAALLEQFLATQPERITTETRTKYQEGLDTLREKLGELQLRRTELRQKYQPDSRVVKQVEEQVATVTEYLDQLEKKPAQEVAQGLNELHMALKSDLMRARAEASMQRERIKALSSVLGSYSAGVRNIRENSYEQRNLRRMRDVVEQTYLAYVKKTEESRLSQALDQHRIVNVNIAEPATPNYQPVSPNVMLNAILGLAVGLFFSIATAFGLEYFEHPVRTEEIIERQLSLNVLAALPEEEGVGGYADVH; encoded by the coding sequence ATGCAACGAGAGCCACTGAGTCTGCGCTATATTTTGACCGTCCTGTTTGCGCGCCGAAAAGTCATCCTGTTGATCACGTTACTGGTCTTGGTCATTTCTGTCGTTGGTTCCCTCTTCATTCCGCCTACCTATGAATCAACTAGTAAGATTTTGCTACGCCGCGGGCGGTCTGAACCAGTAGTCTCATCCGAAGTGGAAACCACGCGGGAATATGTCTCGGCGGAAGTCGGCGAAGTCGAGATGAATTCAGAGATCGAGTTGTTAACCAGCCGTCCCATTCTGGCCAAGGTCGTCGAGCAAACCGGCTTGGCCAAGCAATCCAACTCAGGTGGCGGCCTGCTCAGTCGCTGGTTTGACAGCTCTTATCGAAAAATTCACGATCAGCCCGATAAGGCTGCAGTGGATCGAGCCATACTGAACCTGAAGAAAAATCTGCAAGTTATCCCGATCAAAAAATCGAACGTGGTGCAGGTCAGCTATCGCGCTCGTGACCCGGAACTGGCCGCCAATGTGTTGAACACGCTGTCGCAGGCATACATTGATCGGCATTTGCAACTTCGTCAGGTAAGCAATGCGACGGCGTTTTATGAAGAGCAGACAGAGGCGCTGCGCAAGAAGCTGCAGGAAATTGAAGACCAGTTGAAACGGTTTGAATCCGGTCACGGGCTGGCCACAGCCGAAACGCAAGAACACCTGGCATTACAGAAGCAGGCCGAATTTCAGGCGCAACTAAACGAAGCCAAAGTTGGATTAAAAGCAGCCGAAGAGCAGGCCGCACTGTTAGAACAGTTTTTGGCCACTCAGCCTGAACGGATAACCACTGAAACACGAACAAAATATCAAGAAGGACTTGACACATTACGTGAAAAATTGGGAGAATTGCAACTGCGCCGGACCGAACTGCGGCAAAAGTACCAGCCAGACAGTCGGGTGGTCAAGCAAGTGGAAGAGCAAGTGGCGACTGTGACAGAGTACCTTGACCAACTAGAGAAGAAACCGGCTCAGGAAGTGGCGCAGGGCCTAAACGAGCTGCACATGGCGCTCAAAAGTGATCTGATGCGTGCCCGCGCTGAAGCCTCCATGCAACGAGAACGCATCAAGGCGCTCTCCAGTGTGCTGGGAAGTTATAGCGCCGGCGTGCGCAACATTCGTGAAAACAGCTATGAGCAGCGCAACTTGCGTCGAATGCGGGATGTGGTCGAGCAGACCTACTTAGCTTATGTGAAAAAGACCGAAGAATCGCGCTTGAGCCAGGCGCTGGATCAGCACCGGATCGTCAACGTCAACATTGCTGAGCCGGCGACCCCCAACTATCAGCCGGTCAGTCCCAATGTCATGTTGAATGCCATTTTGGGGTTGGCTGTCGGCCTCTTTTTCAGCATCGCCACCGCTTTTGGCCTGGAATACTTCGAGCATCCCGTGCGAACCGAAGAGATCATCGAGCGACAGCTTTCACTCAATGTGTTGGCCGCGCTCCCTGAAGAGGAGGGTGTAGGAGGATACGCTGATGTACACTGA
- the asnB gene encoding asparagine synthase (glutamine-hydrolyzing): MCGIAGMFHFNADEAVNPELLAGMVAMIRHRGPDEAGIWMDEKVGLGSARLSIIDLETGQQPIHNEDKSVWVVFNGEIFNYKELRRRLLAQGHRFYTQADTEVIVHLYEQEGDAFLEHLNGQFAIALWDTVRQRLLLARDRMGIRPLFYVEAEGRLRFASEVKSLFLDETIKRQINLHALDQIFTYWVTLPPETIFAGVSQLPPGHYLIADRHGVTTRPYWHLRFPVEGEAPARTEAECIEQLRELVIDSTRLQLQADVPVGVYLSGGIDSSVVASVVKHYSDNPLTTFSVRFTNDFYDESPYQRLMVDYLGANHQAVDCSSEDIGRVFPQVIWHTETPVLRTAPAPLFLLSRLVRDSGVKVVLSGEGGDEAFLGYDLFKETKLRRYWAQHPNTRRTVLFQRLYPYLTLAQVQSPEYLKAFFGAGMMDVDEPHYSHIPTWSNTAKTKKFFADEVKAALNGYDAIAAFKATLPADFHRWHYLSRAQYIDMKMLLAGYLLASQGDRQAMAHSVEGRFPFLDHRVIELAAAMPPTVKLQAMREKSVLKKAFADIVPLSIRERPKQAYRAPNIESFFANGQPLDYVADVLSPSRLKEAGCFNPAFVQKLVQKFQQKGKVMGEVDNMAMVGILSLQLVYHHFIASRPRLSSRPSTCQNIKTWDFRQSAAAERQVQEFSFIAGD, encoded by the coding sequence ATGTGTGGAATCGCTGGCATGTTTCATTTCAACGCCGATGAAGCGGTCAATCCTGAACTGCTGGCCGGGATGGTTGCGATGATCCGTCATCGTGGTCCTGATGAAGCTGGCATTTGGATGGATGAAAAAGTCGGTCTGGGCAGCGCGCGGTTGAGCATCATTGATCTAGAGACGGGGCAGCAGCCGATTCACAATGAAGACAAGAGCGTCTGGGTCGTGTTCAACGGCGAAATCTTCAACTACAAAGAGCTTCGCCGACGACTGCTGGCGCAAGGGCATCGGTTTTACACGCAGGCTGATACAGAGGTCATTGTTCACTTGTACGAGCAGGAAGGCGATGCTTTCCTGGAGCATCTGAACGGGCAGTTTGCCATCGCCTTGTGGGACACCGTGCGGCAACGACTCTTGCTGGCGCGCGATCGCATGGGGATTCGTCCGTTATTTTATGTTGAAGCCGAAGGTCGCTTGCGGTTCGCCTCAGAAGTCAAGTCGCTGTTTCTGGACGAGACGATCAAACGTCAAATCAATCTGCACGCCCTGGATCAAATTTTCACCTATTGGGTCACGCTGCCGCCGGAGACGATCTTCGCTGGCGTATCGCAATTGCCGCCGGGGCATTATCTGATTGCCGACCGTCATGGTGTCACCACGCGTCCCTACTGGCATCTGCGATTCCCGGTGGAGGGCGAAGCTCCGGCTCGCACAGAAGCTGAGTGCATCGAGCAACTGCGTGAGCTGGTGATTGACTCAACGCGGTTACAACTTCAAGCCGATGTGCCTGTGGGCGTCTACCTGAGCGGCGGCATTGATTCATCGGTGGTGGCCAGCGTGGTCAAGCACTACAGTGACAATCCGCTGACTACGTTCTCGGTTCGCTTCACCAACGATTTTTACGACGAAAGTCCCTATCAACGGCTCATGGTGGATTATCTGGGCGCCAATCATCAGGCAGTGGATTGTTCCAGCGAGGATATTGGGCGGGTCTTCCCTCAAGTGATTTGGCATACGGAAACGCCGGTGCTGCGCACCGCGCCGGCCCCACTGTTTTTGCTCTCCCGACTCGTGCGCGACAGTGGTGTGAAAGTGGTCTTGAGCGGCGAGGGCGGCGATGAAGCGTTCCTAGGGTACGATCTATTTAAGGAGACGAAGCTGCGGCGATATTGGGCGCAGCACCCGAACACGCGCCGTACCGTGCTCTTCCAGCGGCTCTATCCATATTTGACGCTGGCTCAGGTGCAATCGCCTGAGTACCTCAAAGCGTTTTTTGGCGCTGGCATGATGGACGTAGACGAGCCGCACTATTCGCATATTCCGACGTGGTCCAACACGGCCAAGACGAAGAAATTTTTCGCCGATGAAGTGAAGGCCGCGTTGAACGGGTATGATGCCATTGCTGCCTTCAAGGCGACGTTGCCGGCGGATTTTCATCGGTGGCACTACTTGTCTCGAGCGCAATACATTGACATGAAGATGTTGTTGGCCGGTTACCTGTTGGCTTCGCAAGGTGACCGTCAGGCCATGGCTCATTCGGTTGAAGGGCGGTTCCCGTTCCTCGATCATCGAGTGATCGAATTAGCCGCGGCGATGCCGCCAACGGTGAAATTGCAAGCGATGCGCGAAAAGAGCGTGTTGAAAAAAGCGTTCGCTGATATTGTGCCGCTCAGCATCCGTGAGCGCCCCAAGCAAGCGTATCGCGCGCCGAATATCGAGAGCTTCTTTGCCAACGGTCAGCCGCTGGATTACGTAGCCGATGTATTGAGCCCCAGCCGGTTGAAAGAGGCGGGCTGCTTCAATCCGGCGTTTGTGCAAAAGCTGGTGCAGAAGTTTCAACAGAAAGGCAAGGTGATGGGCGAGGTGGACAATATGGCGATGGTGGGCATCCTCTCACTGCAGCTCGTTTATCATCACTTCATCGCCTCGCGTCCGCGCCTGTCAAGTCGGCCATCCACGTGCCAGAACATCAAGACGTGGGATTTCCGTCAGTCCGCAGCGGCAGAACGACAAGTTCAGGAATTTTCTTTCATCGCCGGCGATTGA
- the gatC gene encoding Asp-tRNA(Asn)/Glu-tRNA(Gln) amidotransferase subunit GatC yields MPITEQDVEKIAELANLELTAEEKKLFTVQLASIVQYIEKLNELETTDVPPMMHAGAEQEPDAAQRDDHVLPGLGQQGALQNAPDPWQGFFRVPKVIE; encoded by the coding sequence ATGCCGATCACAGAGCAAGATGTTGAGAAGATTGCCGAACTGGCCAATCTGGAACTCACCGCTGAGGAAAAGAAGTTGTTCACCGTCCAACTGGCTTCAATCGTTCAATACATCGAGAAACTGAATGAATTGGAGACAACTGATGTGCCGCCGATGATGCACGCTGGCGCCGAGCAAGAGCCGGACGCTGCGCAACGCGATGATCATGTCCTGCCCGGTTTGGGTCAGCAAGGCGCGCTGCAAAACGCGCCAGACCCCTGGCAGGGATTTTTCCGTGTCCCCAAAGTGATTGAATGA
- a CDS encoding polysaccharide export protein — MKEKTVEKPGWRQPASLEGVQLLDAHSEFGRVGFQAAAGMIGRLGRLCLTGIKRRTGIKRKVLPGIVLMLGLQLSVSAQSASPSLPSSSTATPAGATEPDSTIVQFAGGPPQLRTSSGYQLHQGDKLEVKFFYQPELNQETIVKPDGMISLPLIGDVRAEGLTVSELEQKLTERYAKELIDPLISVTLKEFVKPRIFIGGYVVKPGAYELRDGDMLAQAVLLAGGFTPQAHRKQVIHLRPIGEGQMRVTVVDMTKVYSKRPDPFLNLTLRDGDLIYVPQSKLSRINDALRALQIQSFGLYTDPLRRR; from the coding sequence ATGAAAGAGAAGACGGTTGAAAAACCGGGATGGCGGCAGCCTGCATCGCTCGAGGGTGTGCAGTTACTGGATGCGCATTCGGAGTTTGGGCGTGTCGGCTTTCAAGCCGCCGCCGGTATGATCGGAAGGCTCGGTCGGCTGTGTCTGACAGGAATCAAGCGGAGGACAGGAATCAAGCGAAAGGTGTTACCCGGTATCGTGCTGATGTTGGGGCTTCAGCTCAGCGTGTCGGCTCAGAGCGCGTCGCCGTCGCTACCCTCATCCTCGACAGCAACGCCTGCGGGAGCCACTGAGCCAGACTCCACCATCGTGCAATTTGCTGGCGGCCCACCTCAACTGCGCACCTCCTCTGGTTATCAACTGCATCAGGGGGATAAACTCGAAGTCAAATTTTTCTATCAACCGGAATTGAATCAAGAAACGATTGTCAAGCCGGATGGTATGATTTCGCTGCCGTTGATTGGGGATGTGCGGGCTGAAGGATTGACGGTGTCAGAGTTGGAACAGAAATTGACCGAGCGATACGCCAAAGAATTGATTGACCCGCTGATTTCCGTCACACTCAAGGAATTCGTCAAGCCACGCATTTTCATCGGCGGCTATGTCGTGAAACCGGGCGCCTACGAATTGCGCGATGGCGACATGCTGGCGCAAGCCGTGTTGCTGGCCGGCGGATTCACGCCGCAAGCGCATCGCAAGCAGGTCATTCATCTTCGTCCTATCGGCGAGGGGCAGATGAGAGTCACCGTCGTTGATATGACCAAAGTTTATTCCAAGCGTCCAGACCCGTTTTTGAACCTCACGCTGCGAGATGGCGATCTGATCTACGTGCCGCAATCCAAACTGAGTCGAATCAATGATGCGCTTCGTGCGTTGCAAATTCAGTCGTTTGGGTTGTACACGGACCCGCTCCGACGGCGGTAA
- a CDS encoding acyl carrier protein, whose amino-acid sequence MKSTRQIIRQFICDNFIVSDDDFTDTDSMLDKQIIDSTGILELVAFLEEEFGIHIADEEMVPENLDTVSRICAFLACKCPDRVDQLDVVTIG is encoded by the coding sequence ATGAAGAGCACTCGACAAATCATTCGACAATTCATTTGTGATAATTTCATTGTCAGTGATGATGACTTCACCGATACCGATTCCATGCTGGATAAACAGATCATTGATTCCACAGGAATTTTGGAATTAGTGGCCTTTTTGGAAGAGGAATTTGGGATTCACATCGCCGACGAAGAGATGGTGCCAGAAAACTTGGATACCGTTAGTCGTATCTGCGCGTTTCTAGCTTGCAAATGTCCTGATCGTGTGGATCAACTGGATGTAGTAACTATCGGCTAG
- a CDS encoding sigma-54 dependent transcriptional regulator → MNRTVLLVTKDLSTERVMMNTLSVRGYRLLLADTTASALEQLQQHPVDVVMTEIGPHGISTVESLDKSSSDLLKMSAVVIAAEDTPVRVLSEITRLGNSQLMIKPFQEPELLGCLARALGERLIPPSVPTPLRQGPMMTNIITQNPQFQALMAMATRAARTDATMLITGETGTGKELLAREIHRLSRRADQPFVTVNCATLSETLLETELFGHARGAFTGAEQAKAGYFEIANGGTVFLDEIGEISHSFQLKLLRILQQKEYNRVGDTRTYRTDVRILAATNQDLMQAVQQQRFRADLFYRLNVVHLQLPPLRQRKDDIPALAHFFLHNSAKELGQPVTMIAPVALHLLQQHDWPGNIRELQNVIERAVIMCDGDTLGPEHLPEYITASAQPDSSGGFPTQKLDAPFKLAKEEFVGEFERRYILHHLSLNRGNVAKTARTTGMFEGHLYQKIKRYRIDPNQFRQLE, encoded by the coding sequence GTGAATCGAACGGTACTACTGGTTACAAAAGACCTCTCGACCGAGAGGGTGATGATGAATACGTTATCGGTGCGGGGCTACCGACTGCTGCTGGCCGATACGACAGCCTCGGCTTTGGAGCAGCTTCAACAGCATCCAGTTGACGTAGTAATGACGGAGATCGGGCCGCACGGTATCTCAACCGTTGAATCGCTTGATAAAAGCAGTAGCGATCTGTTGAAAATGAGCGCCGTGGTGATCGCGGCTGAAGATACACCGGTCAGAGTGCTGAGCGAGATCACGCGGCTGGGCAACTCTCAGTTGATGATCAAACCGTTTCAGGAGCCGGAGCTGCTTGGCTGCCTCGCCCGTGCGCTGGGTGAACGACTGATCCCACCATCAGTGCCGACGCCGCTGCGCCAAGGGCCGATGATGACCAACATCATCACCCAGAACCCGCAATTTCAAGCCCTCATGGCCATGGCCACGCGGGCCGCGCGCACCGACGCGACTATGTTAATCACCGGCGAAACAGGCACCGGCAAAGAATTACTCGCCCGCGAAATTCACCGATTGAGTCGTCGAGCGGATCAACCATTTGTCACCGTCAATTGTGCGACGCTTTCTGAGACGTTACTGGAAACCGAACTATTCGGCCACGCGCGCGGCGCGTTCACCGGCGCCGAACAAGCCAAGGCCGGGTATTTTGAAATTGCCAACGGCGGCACGGTGTTCCTCGATGAAATTGGCGAAATCAGCCATTCATTCCAACTGAAGCTGCTGCGCATTCTTCAACAGAAGGAATACAATCGCGTCGGTGACACGCGAACCTACCGCACAGACGTGCGCATCCTGGCTGCGACTAATCAGGACTTGATGCAGGCCGTTCAGCAACAACGGTTCCGCGCCGATTTGTTTTATCGGCTGAATGTCGTCCATTTGCAACTGCCGCCGCTCAGACAACGCAAAGATGACATCCCGGCGTTAGCTCACTTTTTCTTACACAACTCAGCCAAGGAACTGGGGCAGCCTGTGACCATGATTGCTCCCGTGGCCTTGCATCTACTGCAACAACACGATTGGCCAGGCAATATCCGTGAGCTACAAAACGTGATCGAACGCGCCGTCATTATGTGCGACGGCGATACGCTCGGCCCTGAGCATCTACCCGAATATATCACCGCGAGCGCCCAACCGGACTCGTCGGGAGGCTTTCCAACACAGAAGCTCGATGCGCCGTTTAAGTTAGCCAAAGAAGAATTCGTCGGAGAATTTGAACGCCGTTACATCCTGCATCATCTCTCGCTCAATCGCGGCAATGTAGCCAAGACGGCGCGAACAACCGGCATGTTTGAGGGTCATCTTTATCAAAAGATTAAACGTTATCGGATAGACCCCAATCAATTTCGTCAACTCGAGTGA
- a CDS encoding DUF721 domain-containing protein produces MDELVSLLPSILQRSGYQPDVCEQAAFAAWNHVVGKAVAARCVPFRLHEKHLIVITSDKTWKTQLQKMTSEIIFKIGRVLGAPLVTYIEYRVDPQYVARRQQERPAIVFDRLEQWHAELQADAELIADDELRDIFLRAASKSLARRS; encoded by the coding sequence ATGGACGAGCTGGTTAGTTTGTTGCCATCCATTTTACAACGATCCGGTTATCAGCCCGATGTGTGTGAGCAAGCGGCATTCGCTGCATGGAATCATGTCGTTGGTAAAGCAGTGGCAGCACGCTGCGTCCCGTTCCGCCTGCACGAAAAGCACCTGATCGTCATCACGTCTGACAAAACGTGGAAAACGCAATTGCAGAAGATGACCAGTGAAATCATCTTCAAAATCGGCCGCGTCTTAGGCGCGCCGTTGGTCACCTACATTGAATACCGGGTTGATCCTCAATACGTGGCCAGACGACAGCAGGAGAGGCCGGCGATTGTTTTTGACCGACTCGAACAATGGCACGCAGAATTGCAAGCCGACGCTGAGCTGATCGCCGATGATGAATTGCGCGACATCTTTCTGCGAGCTGCCAGCAAATCCTTGGCCCGCCGCTCTTGA